The Triticum urartu cultivar G1812 chromosome 5, Tu2.1, whole genome shotgun sequence genome contains the following window.
AGCCAGACTCTTAACCCGTTGTCGACAAGCCAGGCAAGGGTTGGCACCATGGAAACCGGGGCATCGGTCCAGTGCAAGTTACTGTGGACAGAACAAGGTGGGGGTGAATATCCGGCTGGAAATATATATGCTAGGGTAAATAAGCAGGTGCGTTACTTACGCGCACTCTGACCACTTGGTGTTGGTTCGAACATGCATAGCCTTCTGCACCTTAGGATTATTGAAGTAGGCGGCGATGTAGGCCCCGATGCACGGATCATAGCCTGGTAACTGTCTCAATCACAGAAGCCAACTAATCAGCACTACAATCGATCAAATTTCTTAGTGAATAGTGATGGTGAGATTTCTAGAAGAGAAAGAATGTAGTATATTTGTTTCTTGTAGTAGTACGTACGTAGCTGCTGGAGTGGAGGCTCCCGTCCGGCGACTCGATGCAGACCGGGGCGTAGATGTTGTATCGGTCGATGTCGCCGATTTTGAACGACTTCTTGGCCTCGCCGCACGCTGTGCCCTCGAACCGCCCGAAGCTGCAGTGCTCGCTGATGTTGCCCCACACCTCGTCCGAGATCACCCCGTGGTTCCACAAGAACTCGTACGATCCCTTTGTGTTCATGTAGTCATCGAGGTACGGGTTGCCAACCTGCAGAAATAAACCCTTTATGTCAGATCAAAGCTCGCAACGCCGGCGGACATGATCAGGCAACTTACGAAGATGCCCTTGAGGTTCACGTCTGTGAGACCGAATTCGGCGAGGGCGACGATGACGGTGGCGAGCTGGGGGACGTAGTGCCCGCTGTAGCTCTCGCCGGCGATGTAGAAGTCGCGGCCCTTGTACTCGGGGAACCTCTCCAGCCAGTTGAGCAGGAAGAGGTAGGCGTCCACCGCGGTCCCCGCGTCGCCGCTCTCCACCGAAGCGTTCGAGTAGGAGAACCCGACGCCCGCCGGCGACTCCAGGAAGATCACATTCGCCACTGCACGACACCACAAGCCATCAGCTGAGATCACAGCGTGCATGAGGTTGTAAGAGAGGGTCCGCCGGTCACGCACCATTGTTCCAGGCATGCCTGTTTCGGCTCAGGGTCTTCCCGTCGGGGTTCACACGGAACGGGCCGAGCTCCGCCATGGCGCCGGCGCCGAGCGACGAGCACCCGGGCCCGCCGTTGAGCCAGAGCACGAGCGGCTTGGAGGAGGCCTCGTAGGGGGCCTCCACGAAGTAGTAGAAGAGCGCGCGGCCGTACTCCTCGCTCACCGTGACGTAGCCGGAGTACTGGTCGAAGTTGACGCGCGGGGGCTGGCCGGGCAGCGCCGCGATCCTGTCGGCCTCCCTGGTGCCCGCCGGCGGGCTGTCGCACTTGGTGGGCAGGTGGCGGAAGCTGCTGGCCGGGTCGGCCCACGTGTCCGGCTCCGCCGGCCCGCTGGCGCGCTTCTGGGCCCTCGATTCGATGAAGGCCCTCAGCACGTCCTTCTGCTGCAGGGTCACCGCCGCGTTCGCCAGCGATGATGCGCCCAGTACGATCGCCAGTACCACTGCCGCGTAGTACATGGTATGGTTCCTCATCGTAATCTGCGACGGGTGGTGACTTGCTGAGGATACGTAGATCGTTTTGGTGTTTTTATACTGGTATATGGACTTGTCAGGGGGAGCGGCAAAGCTACCACGAAACAGTTTATGTATTTCGGGCATTCCAAGATACATGCATCATATCGATGTTTGACTGAGCTCAACAATGCTATATTCCAGAGATCATTTTCGTTCCATAGTGCCGGACATTGTGAGCGTACGGCAATGAAGTCGACATCGAAATTATTTCCTGACGACGCCGTCGATGCCGAGGTGACATCTCTAGGCAACAGTCCAAACGATGAGACCGAGGTGACCAACTGTCCGCCGGTGCAATGGTTCATATTTTTTACTCCTTTGTTTTTATTTAGTCACATATTAGCTTTAGAAAAATTCACCAAATTTATAGAATATAATATAAACAATTACATCAACAAATAAATACGGTGTGAAAATATATTCATTGATACATCCGAAAGTATTGATTTGGTATTGTAGAAACTTTCTATAAACTTGATCAAAATTTACAAAACTTGACTCAAAACAAACCAAAATGCGGTGCAAATAAAAATAGAGGGGGTATTCTTTTTAAATTGTGAATCATGGTTCATACTTCATGGACCATCATCACCTATACAGAGCACTTGGGCTACAAGTTCTGGACTAGCCAAAATATGTGTCATTTGTGTTTTGGAAATAAGGACACTGGAAGTACAAGACCGTATCCCTCGGGATCCCTATACGCCGTGTAGGTCGCTGGGTAGCGAGCAATCGCGTACCACCTATGATCGCGAGAGCTATATCTCACTTAATACCAAATGTTAGCTCGGCTCACTAGAAGAGTTTTTCTCCCCCATCGTAACAGACCCGGATCGCTTTGTTGCTTTTTTTTTCTCGTTCACTGGCTAGTTTCCATGTTTTTCCTTCGCTCGCTCATTGTAGTTTTGTTGGTTTTTTCTTCTTTGCTGCTTATTGGTTGGACTTGGCTAGTTTTCACTGggttttttgtgtgtgtgtgttctttTACTGTTTTCTTTGGTTTTCACTTTTTTGGTGTATTGTCCTGCTGGTTTTTTGTTCTTTCTTCATCTGTGTTTTCTCTGTAGTTTTTTAATGGCTATTTCTTTTCTCTGTGAATTCTTTATGGTTTTCATGAggtttattttttttcctttcaaaTTTGTTTTGTTACTGTTTTCATTGGTTTTCTTCAGTTTTCAATATTTTTTTCTTTAGTTTTATTTACGGTATTCTTAAGATTTTCTTGGATTTTTTTTCTGTTTCTATGTTTTTCTTTATCGTTTACTTTGTTTCTTTTGCTTCTTATTTTCTTCATTTTTAATTGGTTTTCTTTGTTTCCTTCTTTGTTTTTGTCGGCTTCCATTCATTTGCATTAGTATCCATGGGGtttattttctttattttctttgtttttctttttggcTTTTATTGTGTTACTTTGTTTATTTGTCGACTTTTATGGGTTTCTTTTTTGTTCAACACAAGTCTATTTTTTTAATGTGCATTCAAAAAAATTTTGTATACAGCAGGAACATATTTTATATACATGCTTAACATGTTTGAAAAAACATTACTAAATTTTTCATAAAAAATAGAGATTTATTTACTTTTTCCATAAAAATTGTATACTTTTGGTATATGATTACAAATATATTATTTAATACAGGTTTCAAAAACttcaaatacaagattaacaATTTGTAATACAATTTTAACATAGTTCGATACACAGTGAATATTTTTATAAGGGCACTAAACATTTTTTCATGCACAATGTACAATTCCGGTATACATATGGAACCTTTTTATACATGTTTTTCCATTTTTTAAATACAGAATGAACTTTAAAAAAGTTGATGTCTACTTTTATTTTAATGTATGCTGTACACGTTTCGTATACACCAGGAAAAATTTTATA
Protein-coding sequences here:
- the LOC125556181 gene encoding serine carboxypeptidase 1-like is translated as MYYAAVVLAIVLGASSLANAAVTLEADRIAALPGQPPRVNFDQYSGYVTVSEEYGRALFYYFVEAPYEASSKPLVLWLNGGPGCSSLGAGAMAELGPFRVNPDGKTLSRNRHAWNNVANVIFLESPAGVGFSYSNASVESGDAGTAVDAYLFLLNWLERFPEYKGRDFYIAGESYSGHYVPQLATVIVALAEFGLTDVNLKGIFVGNPYLDDYMNTKGSYEFLWNHGVISDEVWGNISEHCSFGRFEGTACGEAKKSFKIGDIDRYNIYAPVCIESPDGSLHSSSYLPGYDPCIGAYIAAYFNNPKVQKAMHVRTNTKWSECANLHWTDAPVSMVPTLAWLVDNGLRVWLYSGDMDDVCPITATRYSVKDLNLAITKPWRPWYTPDSEVGGYAQQYEGGFTFASVRGAGHMAPSFQPKRSLVLFYSFMKGVLPPAVSVWRP